A region from the Neomonachus schauinslandi chromosome 2, ASM220157v2, whole genome shotgun sequence genome encodes:
- the TRIM35 gene encoding E3 ubiquitin-protein ligase TRIM35, producing MELGPAASPGPSRSFKEELLCAVCYDPFRDAVTLRCGHNFCRGCVTRCWEVQVAPTCPVCKDRAALADLRTNHTLNNLVEKLLREEAEGARWAGHRSPRLCRPHRGQFSLFCLDDKELLCCSCQADPRHQGHRVQPVKDTAHDFRAKCRNMEHALREKAKAFWAMRRSYEAIAKHNQVEAAWLEGRIRQEFDKLREFLRVEEQAILDTMAEEARQKQCLVEEKMKRLAEDTEALAHEIERLQVEMKEDDVSFLMKHKSRKRRLFCTMEPEPVQPGMLIDICKYLDSLQYHIWRKMVTSVESVPFSFDPNTAAGWLSVSDDLTSVTNHGYRVQVENPERFSSAPCLLGSRVFSQGSHTWEVDLGGLPSWRVGVVRLRQDAGAEGHSHSCYHDTRSGFWYVCRTQGVDGDHCVTSDPATSPLVPAIPRRLRVELECEEGELSFYDAENHCHLYTFHARFGEVRPYFYLGGARGDGPPEPLRICPLRITVKEELDG from the exons ATGGAGCTGGGTCCCGCCGCGTCCCCTGGGCCTTCCCGCTCCTTCAAGGAGGAGTTGCTCTGTGCCGTCTGCTACGACCCTTTCCGCGACGCCGTGACTCTGCGCTGCGGCCACAACTTCTGCCGCGGGTGCGTGACCCGCTGTTGGGAGGTGCAGGTGGCGCCCACCTGCCCGGTGTGCAAGGACCGCGCGGCCCTCGCCGACCTGCGCACCAACCACACCCTCAACAACCTGGTGGAGAAGCTGCTGCGCGAGGAGGCCGAGGGCGCGCGCTGGGCGGGCCACCGCTCCCCGCGCCTCTGCCGCCCTCACCGCGGCCAGTTCAGCCTCTTCTGCCTCGACGATAAGGAGCTTCTGTGCTGCTCGTGCCAGGCCGACCCCCGGCACCAGGGGCACCGCGTGCAGCCAGTGAAAGACACTGCCCACGACTTTCGG GCCAAGTGCAGGAACATGGAGCACGCGCTGCGGGAGAAAGCCAAGGCCTTCTGGGCCATGAGGCGATCCTACGAGGCCATTGCCAAGCACAATCAG GTGGAGGCTGCCTGGCTGGAAGGGCGAATCCGGCAGGAGTTCGACAAGCTTCGCGAGTTCCTGCGCGTGGAGGAGCAAGCCATCCTGGACACCATGGCCGAGGAGGCGAGGCAGAAGCAGTGTCTGGTGGAGGAGAAGATGAAGCGGCTGGCGGAAGACACCGAAGCCCTGGCCCATGAGATTGAGCGGCTGCAGGTGGAGATGAAGGAGGATGATGTTTCTTTTCTCATG aaacaCAAAAGCCGAAAACGCCG CCTCTTCTGCACCATGGAGCCAGAACCGGTCCAGCCCGGCATGCTCATCGACATCTGCAAATATCTGGACTCCCTGCAGTACCACATCTGGCGGAAGATGGTCACGTCTGTTGAATCCG TGCCCTTCAGCTTCGATCCCAACACCGCGGCCGGCTGGCTCTCTGTGTCCGATGACCTCACCAGCGTCACCAACCATGGCTACCGAGTGCAGGTGGAGAACCCGGAACGCTTCTCCTCGGCGCCCTGCCTCCTGGGCTCCCGCGTCTTCTCCCAGGGCTCCCACACCTGGGAGGTGGACCTGGGGGGGCTGCCGAGCTGGCGGGTGGGTGTGGTGCGGCTGCGCCAGGACGCCGGCGCCGAGGGCCACTCGCACAGCTGCTACCACGACACCCGCTCTGGCTTCTGGTACGTGTGCCGCACGCAGGGCGTGGACGGGGACCACTGCGTGACCTCGGACCCGGCCACGTCACCTCTGGTCCCAGCCATCCCTCGCCGCCTGCGCGTGGAGCTGGAGTGTGAGGAGGGCGAGCTGTCCTTCTACGACGCCGAGAACCACTGCCACCTGTACACCTTCCACGCCCGCTTCGGGGAGGTGCGGCCCTACTTCTACCTGGGGGGCGCGCGGGGGGACGGGCCCCCTGAGCCTTTGCGCATCTGCCCCCTGCGCATCACTGTCAAGGAGGAGCTGGATGGCTGA